A window from Rhea pennata isolate bPtePen1 chromosome 1, bPtePen1.pri, whole genome shotgun sequence encodes these proteins:
- the CREG2 gene encoding LOW QUALITY PROTEIN: protein CREG2 (The sequence of the model RefSeq protein was modified relative to this genomic sequence to represent the inferred CDS: deleted 2 bases in 1 codon): MVEGPTRKVPGPGVPQRLSLQWEHFCGRTLWCVLRFPPNGETALPLSGARGWARFLSWLARKGAEKERAVSLPARPREGAARRARRRRRRCGRRCRRGGRAGRRRRRAGWRLCCGAVRLPPARGYVVLSSVSWPLPDGDGAAGDELHSSSTEEALPALLEEASSLWKQSYPASAYREDGELGPGPAARRAARGASPSRMFSYRRESGPGPSAAARPQPEREPERAAATARFLAHQNTWGFVATQAARGKIQGMPYGNCLLVSDGPINNSTGIPFFYVTPKDNTVADLLKNPVASLTLPETNSNFCRKNVIDPEDPRCTRLTLTGQMVTVPPEEMEFAKQAMFSRHPVIRKWPRHYEWFFMKMNIEHIWLQSWYGEVSTITVEEYLKAIPSKA, translated from the exons ATGGTGGAGGGGCCTACGAGGAAGG TGCCCGGCCCTGGTGTCCCGCAGAGACTTTCCCTGCAATGGGAGCATTTCTGCGGGCGCACTCTGTGGTGCGTCCTCCGTTTCCCGCCAAACGGAGAGACCGCGCTGCCTCTCTCCGGCGCACGGGGATGGGCTCGTTTCCTCTCCTGGCTCGCACGGAAAGGTGCAGAGAAAGAGCGGGCGGTGTcgctgccggcgcggccgcgggaggGTGCTGCGCGccgggcacggcggcggcggcggcgctgcggcagAAGATGTCGGcggggcggcagggccgggcggcggcggcggcgtgctGGCTGGCGGCTGTGCTGTGGGGCGGTgcgg ctgccgccggcgcggggctaTGTGGTGCTCAGCTCGGTGTCCTGGCCGCTGCCCGACGGCGACGGGGCGGCGGGGGACGAGCTGCACAGCTCCTCCACTGAGGAGGCGCTGCCCGCGCTGCTGGAGGAGGCGAGCAGCCTCTGGAAGCAGAGCTACCCGGCCTCGGCGTACCGGGAGGACGGAGAGCtgggcccggggccggcggcgcggcgggcggcgcggggcgcctcTCCCTCGAGGATGTTCTCCTACCGGCGGGAAAGCGGCCCGgggcccagcgccgccgcccggccgcagcccgaGCGGGAACCGGAGCgggccgccgccaccgcccgcTTCCTCGCCCACCAGAACACCTGGGGCTTCGTGGCTACGCAGGCGGCGCGAGGCAAG ATCCAAGGTATGCCCTATGGGAACTGTCTACTTGTCAGCGATGGTCCCATCAATAACAGCACTGGAATCCCTTTCTTTTATGTGACGCCAAAGGATAACACTGTGGCAGATCTACTGAAGAATCCTGTAGCTTCTCTGACCCTGCCAGAGACAAACAGCAATTTTTGCAG aaaaaatgtaattgatCCTGAGGATCCAAGGTGCACCAGACTGACTCTCACAGGACAGATGGTCACAGTGCCTCCGGAGGAAATGGAATTTGCCAAGCAAGCAATGTTTTCTAG GCACCCAGTGATAAGAAAGTGGCCTCGCCACTATGAGTGGTTCTTCATGAAAATGAACATTGAGCACATTTGGCTTCAAAGCTGGTATGGAGAAGTTTCTACCATTACAGTAGAGGagtatttaaaagcaattcCAAGTAAAGCATGA